One Leclercia pneumoniae genomic region harbors:
- a CDS encoding permease codes for MTGQSSSQAATPLQWWKPALFFLVVIIGLWYVKWQPYYGKAFTAADTHSIGKSILANANSSPLQAAWDYALVYFLAVWKAAVLGVLLGSLIQVLIPRNWLLRTLGKPRFQGTLLGTLFSLPGMMCTCCAAPVAAGMRRQQVSMGGALAFWMGNPLLNPATLVFMGFVLGWHFAFIRLVAGLLTVLVVATLVQRLVKETALTPAPLQVELPEPQGSFLSRWGKALWQLFWSTIPVYILAVLVLGAARVWLFPHADGAVENSLLWVIALAVAGMLFVIPTATEIPIVQTMMLAGMGVAPALALLITLPAVSLPSLIMLRKSFPAKALWLTGILVALSGIIVGSIALV; via the coding sequence ATGACTGGTCAGTCTTCATCTCAGGCGGCAACACCACTGCAGTGGTGGAAGCCCGCTCTCTTTTTTCTCGTTGTTATTATTGGGCTCTGGTATGTGAAGTGGCAGCCCTATTACGGCAAAGCCTTTACTGCCGCCGATACCCACTCGATCGGTAAATCAATTCTCGCTAACGCCAACAGCAGCCCGCTGCAGGCGGCGTGGGACTATGCGCTGGTCTACTTCCTGGCCGTATGGAAAGCTGCGGTGCTAGGGGTATTACTTGGCTCGCTGATCCAGGTGCTGATTCCACGTAACTGGCTGCTGCGAACCTTAGGGAAACCCCGTTTTCAGGGGACCCTGCTGGGTACGCTCTTCTCATTGCCGGGCATGATGTGCACTTGCTGTGCCGCGCCGGTGGCCGCCGGGATGCGTCGCCAGCAAGTGTCGATGGGCGGGGCGCTGGCATTCTGGATGGGCAACCCGCTGCTCAACCCCGCCACGCTGGTGTTTATGGGCTTCGTGCTTGGCTGGCATTTTGCCTTTATTCGTCTGGTCGCGGGTCTGTTGACCGTGCTGGTGGTGGCAACCCTCGTGCAGAGACTGGTGAAAGAGACCGCCTTGACCCCTGCGCCGCTGCAGGTCGAACTCCCGGAGCCGCAGGGCAGTTTCCTGTCGCGCTGGGGTAAAGCGCTCTGGCAGCTCTTCTGGAGCACGATCCCGGTCTATATCCTTGCAGTACTGGTTCTTGGCGCAGCCCGCGTCTGGCTCTTTCCGCATGCGGACGGTGCCGTTGAAAACTCGCTGCTGTGGGTGATCGCGTTGGCCGTGGCCGGTATGTTATTTGTAATTCCTACTGCCACCGAGATCCCGATTGTGCAAACCATGATGCTGGCGGGTATGGGCGTCGCCCCGGCGCTGGCACTACTCATCACGCTTCCGGCGGTTAGCCTGCCATCGCTTATCATGCTGCGTAAATCATTCCCGGCAAAAGCGCTGTGGCTGACAGGGATACTGGTTGCGCTGAGTGGAATCATTGTGGGAAGCATTGCGCTGGTATAA
- a CDS encoding NAD(P)H-binding protein: MSQVLITGATGLVGGHLLRMLIQDRRVNYIAAPTRRPLADISGVFNPHDPQLSDALAQVQDPIDIAFCCLGTTRREAGSKEAFIHADYTLVVDTALTAKKLGAKHFLVVSAMGASARSPFFYNKVKGKMEEALIAQKWERLTIVRPSMLLGEREKHRFSESLFAPLFSLLPGNWKSIDGREVARAMLSEGLSPSREGVNIIPSAKLHEISKGEA, from the coding sequence ATGAGTCAGGTGCTAATTACCGGCGCCACCGGACTGGTGGGCGGGCATCTACTGCGAATGTTAATTCAGGATCGGCGGGTAAATTATATCGCCGCCCCCACGCGTCGTCCGCTGGCGGATATTTCGGGCGTTTTTAACCCTCACGATCCGCAGTTGAGCGATGCGCTGGCGCAGGTCCAGGACCCGATTGATATCGCTTTTTGCTGTCTGGGAACCACCCGGCGCGAAGCGGGCAGCAAAGAGGCTTTTATCCATGCGGACTACACCCTGGTCGTGGATACCGCCCTGACGGCGAAAAAGCTGGGCGCTAAACACTTCCTGGTGGTCAGCGCAATGGGGGCCAGCGCCCGCTCTCCCTTCTTTTATAACAAAGTGAAGGGGAAGATGGAGGAGGCGTTAATCGCGCAGAAGTGGGAACGGCTGACCATCGTTCGCCCTTCCATGCTCCTGGGTGAGCGTGAAAAGCACCGTTTTAGCGAGTCCCTGTTTGCCCCTCTCTTCTCACTGTTACCGGGCAACTGGAAATCAATCGACGGACGCGAAGTGGCCAGAGCGATGCTGAGCGAGGGGCTTTCCCCCTCCAGAGAGGGGGTAAATATTATTCCTTCAGCAAAACTGCATGAAATTTCAAAAGGCGAGGCGTAA
- a CDS encoding type 1 glutamine amidotransferase domain-containing protein — protein sequence MSKKIAVLITDEFEDSEFTSPAEAFRKAGHEVITIEKETGKTVTGHKGEAKVTIDKNIDEVSPSDFDALLLPGGHSPDSLRGDDRFVTFTRDFVASGKPVFAICHGPQLLISADVVRGRKLTAVKPIVIDLKNAGADFYDQEVVVDKDQLVTSRTPDDLPAFNREALRLLGA from the coding sequence ATGAGCAAGAAAATTGCGGTCCTGATTACCGACGAGTTTGAAGATTCAGAATTCACCTCACCCGCTGAGGCGTTCCGCAAAGCGGGACATGAGGTCATCACCATTGAGAAAGAGACCGGCAAAACCGTCACGGGGCATAAAGGCGAGGCGAAAGTGACCATCGATAAAAACATTGATGAGGTCAGCCCGTCAGATTTCGACGCCCTGCTGTTGCCGGGTGGCCACTCCCCGGACTCGCTGCGCGGAGATGACCGTTTCGTTACCTTTACGCGCGATTTCGTTGCCAGCGGGAAACCGGTGTTCGCCATTTGCCATGGCCCCCAACTGCTGATCAGCGCGGATGTGGTGCGCGGACGTAAGCTGACCGCGGTTAAACCGATAGTCATTGATCTGAAAAATGCCGGGGCAGATTTTTACGACCAGGAAGTGGTGGTCGATAAAGACCAACTGGTCACCAGCCGTACGCCAGACGATCTGCCTGCCTTCAACCGGGAAGCGCTACGCCTGCTCGGCGCGTAA
- a CDS encoding YhbP family protein, whose translation METLPTINCWLAKQHVVTWCVHHEGEMWCANAFYYYDPQAVAFYVLSEDKTRHAQMTGHQAKVAGTVNGQPKSVALIRGVQFKGEIRRLEGEESDAMRKHYIRRFPIAAAMLAPVWEIRLDELKFTDNTLGFGKKLHWLRAEQA comes from the coding sequence ATGGAAACACTGCCCACCATTAACTGCTGGCTGGCAAAGCAGCACGTCGTGACCTGGTGCGTACATCACGAGGGCGAAATGTGGTGTGCGAATGCCTTCTATTATTACGATCCACAGGCTGTGGCTTTCTACGTCTTAAGCGAAGATAAGACGCGTCACGCACAAATGACCGGGCATCAGGCGAAAGTAGCAGGCACTGTCAATGGCCAGCCAAAAAGCGTGGCGCTGATCCGCGGTGTGCAGTTTAAAGGGGAGATTCGCCGCCTGGAGGGAGAGGAAAGCGACGCGATGCGTAAGCATTACATCCGCCGCTTCCCAATTGCCGCAGCGATGTTAGCGCCGGTATGGGAGATCCGGCTCGATGAACTGAAGTTCACCGATAACACGCTGGGCTTTGGTAAAAAACTGCACTGGTTACGCGCCGAGCAGGCGTAG
- a CDS encoding GIY-YIG nuclease family protein: MCWFLYLIRTADNALYTGITTDVARRFLQHQTGKGAKALRGKGELQLAFAAPVGERSLALRLEYRIKQLTKRQKERLVAGDGSFEALRESLLTP, from the coding sequence GTGTGCTGGTTTCTCTATCTTATCCGTACCGCTGATAACGCACTCTACACGGGGATCACCACCGATGTGGCGCGGCGTTTCTTGCAACATCAAACCGGAAAAGGGGCAAAAGCCTTGCGGGGAAAAGGTGAGCTGCAGCTGGCGTTTGCCGCACCGGTGGGTGAGCGCTCGCTGGCGCTGCGGCTGGAATACAGGATCAAGCAGCTTACGAAGCGCCAGAAAGAGCGCCTCGTCGCCGGGGATGGATCGTTCGAGGCGCTACGCGAGAGCCTGCTAACGCCGTGA
- a CDS encoding GNAT family N-acetyltransferase: MLIRVEIGIDAPGIDALLRRAFEGEGEAQLVHNLREDGLITLGLVATDDEGQVVGYVAFSPVSVQGEELQWVGMAPLAVDESYRGQGLARQLVYEGLDSLNEFGYAAVVTLGDPAFYSKLGFEKAAHYDLHCRWPGTESAFQVHRLADDALQGVSGLVEYHDHFNRF; this comes from the coding sequence ATGCTGATTCGAGTTGAAATTGGGATTGATGCCCCCGGCATCGATGCCTTGTTACGTCGCGCTTTCGAAGGTGAGGGTGAAGCGCAGCTGGTGCATAATCTTCGTGAAGATGGCCTGATCACCCTTGGGCTGGTGGCGACCGATGATGAGGGGCAGGTCGTTGGTTACGTCGCGTTCAGCCCGGTTTCCGTACAGGGTGAAGAGCTGCAGTGGGTCGGTATGGCTCCGCTGGCGGTAGACGAAAGTTACCGTGGCCAGGGGCTGGCACGCCAGCTGGTTTATGAAGGGCTGGACTCCCTGAACGAGTTTGGCTATGCCGCCGTGGTCACTCTGGGCGACCCTGCCTTTTACAGCAAGCTAGGCTTTGAAAAGGCAGCCCATTACGATCTGCATTGCCGCTGGCCGGGTACGGAATCTGCGTTCCAGGTGCATCGTCTGGCTGATGACGCGCTGCAGGGGGTAAGCGGCCTGGTTGAGTATCACGACCACTTTAACCGTTTTTAA
- the ubiT gene encoding ubiquinone anaerobic biosynthesis accessory factor UbiT: protein MLEKLRSRLVQAGPSLLSLPVKLTPFALKRQVLEQLLSWQFRQALEEGELEFLEGRWLSITVRDIGLCWFTSVEKGRLVVRESADADVSFSADASDLLMIAARKQDPDTLFFQRRLVIEGDTELGLYVKNLMDAIELEQMPKALRMALLQMADFVEAGLKSPPESKHTSVGEPC from the coding sequence GTGCTGGAAAAACTGCGTTCACGACTCGTACAGGCAGGCCCGTCACTGTTAAGTTTGCCGGTGAAGCTCACCCCCTTTGCACTGAAGCGCCAGGTGCTGGAACAACTGCTAAGCTGGCAATTCCGCCAGGCGCTGGAAGAGGGCGAGCTGGAATTTCTGGAAGGGCGCTGGTTAAGCATCACCGTTCGTGATATCGGTCTTTGCTGGTTTACCTCTGTTGAAAAGGGTCGGCTGGTCGTTCGTGAATCTGCCGACGCCGATGTCAGTTTCAGCGCAGATGCCAGCGATCTCCTGATGATCGCAGCGCGTAAACAGGATCCGGACACGCTCTTTTTCCAACGCCGTCTGGTGATTGAAGGGGATACCGAGCTAGGCCTGTATGTGAAAAACCTGATGGATGCCATTGAGCTGGAGCAGATGCCAAAAGCGTTACGCATGGCCTTGCTGCAAATGGCCGATTTTGTCGAGGCAGGTCTGAAAAGCCCGCCGGAGAGTAAACACACTTCAGTAGGTGAGCCATGCTGA
- the ubiU gene encoding ubiquinone anaerobic biosynthesis protein UbiU, with translation MELLCPAGNLPALKAAIENGADAVYIGLKDDTNARHFAGLNFTEKKLQEAARFVHQHRRKLHIAINTFAHPDGYSRWERAVDMAAQSGADALILADLAMLEYAAERYPHIERHVSVQASATNEEAIRFYHRHFDVARVVLPRVLSIHQVKQLARVTPVPLEVFAFGSLCIMAEGRCYLSSYLTGESPNTVGACSPARFVRWQQTPQGLESRLNDVLIDRYQEGENAGYPTLCKGRYLVDGERYHALEEPTSLNTLSLLPELLAANIASVKIEGRQRSPAYVSQVAKVWRQAIDRCMADPQNYAPQPAWMETLGAMSEGTQTTLGAYHRKWQ, from the coding sequence ATGGAACTGCTCTGTCCTGCCGGAAATCTTCCGGCGCTTAAGGCGGCTATCGAAAATGGCGCCGATGCGGTTTACATCGGTCTGAAAGATGACACTAACGCCCGCCACTTCGCAGGCCTCAATTTTACCGAGAAAAAACTGCAGGAAGCCGCTCGTTTTGTGCACCAGCATCGCCGTAAACTGCATATTGCGATTAACACCTTCGCCCACCCGGATGGCTATTCCCGCTGGGAGCGCGCGGTGGATATGGCAGCTCAGTCAGGTGCCGATGCGCTGATCCTGGCCGATCTCGCTATGCTGGAGTATGCCGCAGAACGCTATCCTCATATTGAGCGCCATGTCTCGGTACAGGCCTCGGCGACCAATGAAGAAGCGATCCGTTTTTATCATCGTCACTTCGATGTTGCCCGTGTCGTATTGCCGCGGGTGCTCTCTATTCATCAGGTTAAGCAACTGGCGCGCGTCACGCCAGTTCCGCTGGAAGTTTTTGCGTTCGGCAGCCTGTGCATCATGGCCGAAGGGCGCTGCTACCTCTCCTCTTATTTAACCGGGGAATCGCCCAATACCGTTGGCGCATGTTCCCCTGCCCGCTTTGTACGCTGGCAGCAGACACCGCAAGGGCTGGAGTCTCGCCTGAACGATGTGTTGATCGACCGCTACCAGGAGGGGGAAAACGCAGGCTACCCAACGCTGTGTAAAGGCCGTTACCTGGTGGACGGCGAGCGCTATCACGCTCTCGAAGAGCCCACCAGCCTTAACACGCTGTCGCTATTACCAGAACTGCTGGCTGCGAATATCGCCTCGGTGAAAATTGAAGGCCGCCAGCGTAGCCCGGCCTACGTTAGCCAGGTGGCAAAAGTGTGGCGTCAGGCGATAGATCGCTGTATGGCCGATCCACAAAACTATGCGCCACAGCCCGCCTGGATGGAGACGCTCGGCGCCATGTCCGAAGGCACCCAAACTACGCTTGGCGCGTATCACCGTAAATGGCAGTGA
- a CDS encoding U32 family peptidase, with protein MKYSLGPVLYYWPKETLEAFYQQAATSSADVIYLGEAVCSKRRATKVGDWLEMAKNLAGSGKQVVLSTLALVQASSELGEIKRYVDNGEFLLEASDLGVVNLCAERKLPFVAGHALNCYNAVTLRLLLKQGMTRWCMPVELSRDWLVNLLDQCETLGIRNQFEVEVLSYGHLPLAYSARCFTARSEDRPKDECETCCIKYPNGRSMLSQENQQVFVLNGIQTMSGYVYNLGNELTSMDGLVDMVRLSPLDTNVFAMLDAFRANQHGEAPLPLTANSDCNGYWKRLAGLELQG; from the coding sequence ATGAAATATTCCTTAGGGCCGGTACTTTACTACTGGCCGAAAGAGACGCTGGAAGCGTTCTATCAGCAGGCGGCCACCAGCAGCGCCGATGTGATCTATCTTGGCGAAGCGGTGTGCAGTAAACGCCGCGCCACAAAAGTGGGTGACTGGCTTGAGATGGCAAAAAATCTGGCGGGCAGCGGCAAACAGGTGGTGCTTTCAACGCTTGCGCTGGTGCAAGCCTCCTCTGAGCTGGGCGAAATAAAACGATACGTTGATAACGGTGAGTTTTTACTCGAGGCCAGCGACCTGGGGGTGGTGAACCTGTGCGCCGAGCGCAAGCTGCCGTTTGTCGCAGGCCATGCGCTGAACTGCTATAACGCCGTAACCTTGCGTCTGCTGCTTAAACAGGGGATGACCCGCTGGTGTATGCCGGTTGAGCTGTCGCGTGACTGGCTGGTCAATTTGCTAGACCAGTGCGAAACGCTGGGGATCCGCAATCAGTTTGAAGTGGAGGTGCTGAGCTATGGTCATCTGCCGCTGGCTTACTCTGCCCGCTGCTTTACCGCCCGCTCGGAAGACCGTCCGAAGGACGAATGCGAAACCTGCTGCATCAAGTACCCGAACGGGCGCAGCATGCTGTCGCAGGAAAATCAGCAGGTGTTCGTCCTCAACGGTATTCAGACCATGAGCGGCTATGTCTACAATCTCGGTAACGAGCTGACGTCGATGGACGGGCTGGTGGATATGGTGCGCTTGTCCCCACTGGATACTAACGTGTTCGCCATGCTCGATGCGTTTCGCGCCAATCAACACGGCGAAGCCCCCCTGCCGCTGACTGCCAACAGTGACTGCAACGGCTACTGGAAACGCCTTGCCGGGCTGGAGCTGCAGGGCTGA
- a CDS encoding luciferase-like monooxygenase produces MTDKTIPFSVLDLAPIPEGSSAREAFSHSLDLARQAEQRGYHRYWLAEHHNMVGIASAATSVLLGYLAANTTTLHLGSGGVMLPNHSPLVIAEQFGTLNTLYPGRIDLGLGRAPGSDQPTMRALRRHMSGDVDNFPRDVLELVEWFDARDPNPHVRPVPGYGEKIPVWLLGSSLYSAQLAAQLGLPFAFASHFAPDMLHQALHLYRTQFKPSARLEKPYAMVCINIVAADSNRDAEFLFTSMQQAFMKLRRGESGQLPPPVDNIHQLWSASEQYGVQQALSMSLVGDKAKVRHGLEAVLRETQADEIMVNGQIFDHQARLHSFDLAMQVKEELVG; encoded by the coding sequence ATGACTGATAAAACCATTCCGTTTTCGGTGCTGGATCTGGCACCGATCCCTGAAGGCTCCTCTGCCCGAGAGGCTTTTTCACACTCCCTGGATCTCGCGCGTCAGGCTGAACAGCGTGGCTATCATCGCTACTGGCTGGCGGAACATCACAATATGGTGGGCATCGCCAGTGCGGCAACCTCCGTGCTGCTGGGCTATCTGGCCGCGAATACCACCACGCTGCACCTGGGCTCAGGTGGCGTCATGCTGCCGAACCACTCTCCGTTGGTCATCGCCGAGCAGTTCGGGACCTTAAATACCCTTTACCCGGGGCGCATCGACTTAGGTCTGGGCCGTGCGCCTGGTAGCGATCAGCCCACGATGCGCGCGCTGCGCCGCCATATGAGCGGCGATGTAGACAATTTCCCCCGCGATGTGCTTGAGCTCGTCGAGTGGTTCGACGCTCGCGACCCGAATCCTCATGTCCGCCCGGTGCCGGGCTATGGCGAGAAGATCCCCGTCTGGCTGCTGGGCTCTAGCCTTTATAGCGCCCAGCTCGCAGCCCAGCTTGGCCTGCCTTTTGCCTTCGCGTCGCACTTCGCGCCAGATATGCTGCACCAGGCGCTGCATCTCTATCGTACCCAGTTCAAGCCGTCTGCGCGCCTTGAGAAGCCGTATGCGATGGTCTGCATTAACATTGTTGCTGCCGATAGCAACCGCGATGCAGAGTTCCTCTTTACCTCTATGCAGCAGGCGTTTATGAAGTTGCGTCGCGGCGAAAGCGGGCAGTTACCGCCGCCGGTCGATAATATCCATCAGCTGTGGTCGGCCTCCGAGCAGTACGGGGTTCAGCAGGCGCTGAGTATGTCGCTGGTGGGCGATAAAGCGAAAGTACGCCACGGGCTGGAAGCGGTTCTGCGTGAAACCCAGGCCGACGAGATTATGGTCAACGGCCAGATTTTCGATCATCAGGCTCGTTTACACTCGTTTGATCTGGCGATGCAGGTGAAAGAGGAATTGGTGGGTTAG
- the mtr gene encoding tryptophan permease, whose product MATLTTTQTSPSLLGGVVIIGGTIIGAGMFSLPVVMSGAWFFWSLAALVFTWFCMLHSGLMILEANLNYRIGSSFDTITKDLLGKGWNLVNGLSIAFVLYILTYAYISASGSILHHTFSELSLDVPARLAGLCFALAVAFIVWLSTKAVSRMTAIVLGAKVITFFLTFGSLLGHVTPATLFNVAESHASYTPYLLMTLPFCLASFGYHGNVPSLMKYYGKDPRTIVKCLVYGTLLALGLYVIWLLGTMGNIPRPEFIGIAQKGGNIDVLVQALSGVLNSRSLDLLLVIFSNFAVASSFLGVTLGLFDYLADLFGFDDSAPGRFKTALLTFLPPIVGGLMWPNGFLYAIGYAGLAATIWAAIVPALLARKSRQRFGSPTFRVWGGKPMIALILVFGVGNALVHILSSFNLLPVYP is encoded by the coding sequence ATGGCGACACTAACCACCACCCAAACGTCACCTTCGCTGCTCGGCGGCGTGGTGATCATCGGCGGCACCATTATCGGCGCGGGGATGTTCTCCTTGCCGGTGGTCATGTCCGGGGCGTGGTTTTTCTGGTCACTGGCAGCGCTGGTCTTTACCTGGTTTTGTATGTTGCACTCCGGGCTGATGATTCTGGAAGCCAACCTGAACTACCGCATAGGTTCCAGCTTCGACACCATTACGAAAGACTTGCTGGGCAAAGGCTGGAACCTGGTAAACGGTCTCTCCATCGCCTTCGTGCTTTATATCCTGACGTACGCCTACATTTCTGCGAGCGGTTCTATTCTGCATCACACCTTTTCAGAACTGTCATTAGACGTGCCGGCGCGTCTGGCGGGGTTGTGCTTTGCGCTGGCGGTGGCCTTTATCGTCTGGCTGAGCACAAAGGCCGTCAGCCGCATGACGGCCATTGTACTGGGCGCCAAAGTCATCACTTTCTTCCTCACCTTTGGCAGCCTGCTGGGGCATGTGACGCCAGCAACGCTGTTTAACGTGGCGGAAAGTCATGCCAGCTACACGCCGTACCTGCTGATGACCTTACCGTTCTGTCTGGCGTCGTTCGGTTATCACGGCAACGTGCCGAGCCTGATGAAGTATTACGGCAAAGATCCGCGTACCATCGTGAAGTGCCTGGTGTACGGCACGCTGCTGGCGCTGGGGCTGTATGTCATCTGGCTGCTGGGGACGATGGGTAACATCCCGCGTCCGGAATTTATCGGCATTGCGCAGAAGGGCGGAAACATCGATGTGCTGGTGCAGGCGTTAAGCGGTGTACTGAACAGCCGCAGTCTGGATCTGCTGCTGGTTATCTTTTCGAACTTCGCGGTGGCAAGTTCCTTCCTCGGCGTGACGCTGGGCCTGTTTGATTACCTGGCGGATCTGTTTGGCTTTGACGATTCCGCGCCGGGGCGCTTCAAAACCGCGCTGCTGACCTTCCTGCCCCCGATTGTGGGTGGTCTGATGTGGCCGAATGGTTTCCTGTATGCTATCGGCTATGCGGGGCTGGCGGCCACCATCTGGGCGGCAATTGTTCCTGCGCTGCTCGCGCGTAAATCACGTCAACGCTTCGGCAGTCCAACATTCCGCGTCTGGGGTGGAAAGCCGATGATTGCCCTGATTCTGGTCTTCGGGGTGGGCAACGCCCTGGTGCACATCCTGTCGAGCTTTAATCTGTTGCCGGTATATCCGTAA
- a CDS encoding DEAD/DEAH family ATP-dependent RNA helicase has protein sequence MAEFETTFADLGLKAPILEALNDLGYEKPSPIQAECIPHLLSGRDVLGMAQTGSGKTAAFSLPLLNNIDPDLRAPQILVLAPTRELAVQVAEAMTEFSKHMRGVNVVALYGGQRYDVQLRALRQGPQIVVGTPGRLLDHLKRGTLDLSKLSGLVLDEADEMLRMGFIEDVETIMAQIPEGHQTALFSATMPEAIRRITRRFMKEPQEVRIQSSVTTRPDISQSYWSVYGMRKNEALVRFLEAEDFDAAIIFVRTKNATLEVAEALERNGYNSAALNGDMNQALREQTLERLKDGRLDILIATDVAARGLDVERISLVVNYDIPMDSESYVHRIGRTGRAGRAGRALLFVENRERRLLRNIERTMKLTIPEADLPNAELLGKRRLEKFAAKVQQQLESSDLDQYRGLLAKIQPVEEGEELDMEALAAALLKMAQGERTLIVPPDAPMRPKREFRDRDDRFERRGDRNDRGPRGDRPERGGEDRPRRERRDAGDMELYRIEVGRDDGVEVRHIVGAIANEGDISSRYIGNIKLFGTHSTIELPKGMPGEVLQHFTRTRILNKPMNMQLLGDAQPRPDRGGERRGGGERREGGRSFGGGERREGGRSFGGGERREGGRGPRREGAAPGAGRFSGERRENRGPRRDEGTSRRRFGGDA, from the coding sequence ATGGCTGAATTCGAAACCACTTTTGCAGATCTGGGCCTGAAGGCTCCTATCCTTGAAGCCCTTAACGATCTGGGTTACGAAAAACCATCTCCGATCCAGGCAGAGTGTATCCCACATCTGCTCTCTGGTCGTGACGTGCTGGGCATGGCCCAGACGGGTAGCGGTAAAACTGCGGCGTTCTCGCTGCCGCTGCTGAACAACATTGATCCGGACCTGCGTGCACCGCAGATCCTCGTTCTTGCTCCAACCCGTGAACTGGCTGTTCAGGTTGCTGAAGCAATGACTGAATTCTCTAAACATATGCGCGGCGTAAACGTGGTAGCCCTGTACGGCGGCCAGCGTTATGACGTGCAGTTACGCGCCCTGCGCCAGGGCCCACAGATTGTCGTCGGTACGCCGGGCCGTCTGCTGGATCACCTGAAGCGCGGTACCCTTGATCTCTCTAAACTGAGCGGTCTGGTACTGGATGAAGCAGATGAAATGCTGCGTATGGGCTTCATCGAAGACGTAGAAACCATTATGGCGCAGATCCCGGAAGGTCATCAGACCGCTCTGTTCTCTGCAACCATGCCAGAAGCTATCCGTCGTATTACCCGCCGCTTCATGAAAGAGCCGCAGGAAGTACGCATTCAGTCTAGCGTGACCACGCGTCCTGACATCAGCCAGAGCTACTGGTCTGTGTACGGCATGCGTAAAAATGAAGCGCTGGTACGCTTCCTGGAAGCGGAAGATTTTGATGCGGCGATTATCTTCGTGCGTACCAAAAACGCGACCCTGGAAGTGGCTGAAGCGCTGGAGCGTAACGGCTATAACAGCGCAGCGCTGAATGGTGATATGAACCAGGCTCTGCGTGAGCAGACGCTGGAACGTCTGAAAGACGGTCGTCTGGATATCCTGATTGCAACCGACGTGGCAGCACGTGGTCTGGACGTTGAGCGTATCAGCCTGGTTGTGAACTACGACATTCCAATGGACTCCGAGTCTTACGTTCACCGTATCGGTCGTACCGGTCGTGCGGGTCGTGCTGGCCGTGCGCTGCTGTTCGTTGAGAACCGCGAGCGTCGTCTGCTGCGCAACATCGAACGCACCATGAAACTGACCATTCCAGAAGCAGACCTGCCAAACGCAGAGTTGCTGGGCAAACGCCGTCTGGAAAAATTCGCCGCTAAAGTTCAGCAGCAGCTGGAAAGCAGCGATCTGGATCAGTACCGTGGTCTGCTGGCGAAGATTCAGCCAGTGGAAGAAGGCGAAGAGCTGGATATGGAAGCTCTGGCTGCGGCACTGCTGAAAATGGCTCAGGGCGAACGTACCCTGATCGTTCCGCCAGATGCGCCAATGCGTCCTAAGCGTGAGTTCCGTGACCGTGACGACCGTTTCGAGCGTCGTGGTGATCGTAACGACCGTGGCCCACGTGGCGATCGTCCAGAGCGTGGTGGTGAAGACCGTCCACGTCGTGAGCGTCGTGACGCTGGCGATATGGAACTGTACCGTATTGAAGTTGGCCGTGATGATGGTGTTGAAGTTCGTCATATCGTTGGCGCTATCGCTAACGAAGGCGACATCAGCAGCCGTTACATTGGTAACATCAAGCTGTTCGGTACCCACTCGACTATCGAACTGCCGAAAGGTATGCCGGGCGAAGTTCTGCAGCACTTTACTCGCACCCGCATTCTGAACAAACCGATGAACATGCAGTTGCTGGGCGATGCTCAGCCGCGTCCTGACCGTGGCGGCGAACGTCGTGGCGGTGGTGAGCGTCGTGAAGGTGGTCGTAGCTTCGGCGGCGGTGAGCGTCGTGAAGGTGGTCGTAGCTTCGGCGGCGGTGAGCGTCGTGAAGGCGGTCGTGGTCCTCGTCGTGAAGGCGCTGCGCCAGGCGCGGGTCGCTTCAGCGGTGAACGTCGCGAAAACCGTGGTCCACGTCGTGACGAAGGCACCAGCCGTCGCCGCTTCGGTGGCGATGCGTAA
- the yrbN gene encoding protein YrbN gives MKIANHFHDELSRLAAINIEALVLHG, from the coding sequence ATGAAAATTGCTAATCATTTTCACGATGAGCTAAGTAGACTGGCCGCCATTAATATCGAGGCACTTGTACTACATGGCTGA